The Terrirubrum flagellatum nucleotide sequence GCACGCTTCATCTCGCGCGGCGACATCACCCGCTTCGAGCTGCCGCCGCCGGCGGCGCATGAAGACACCACGGTCATCCAGCGCACGTTCAATCTCTTCCGCAATCGCTTCGGCCGCATCGGCGTGCCGCTGACGAACGATGATTCAAGCGGCGTTCCCGGCAAACAGCTCGCGGAAGTCAGCAATGCGCTGAAAGGCGAGGCCACAAGCGTGGTGCGCGTCAACCAGCGCGGCGAGACGATCGTTTCGGTCGCAGTGCCAATCCAGCGCTTCCGCTCGGTGCGCGGCGCGCTGCTGCTGGCGACGCAGGGCGGCGATATCGACGCGATCATCTCGCAAGAGCGCTGGGCGCTGGTGCAGATCTTCTGCGTCGCCGCCGCCGTGATGCTCGTGCTGTCGCTCCTGCTCGCCAACACGATCGCCGGCCCGATGCGCAAGCTCGCGGCTGCAGCGGAGAATGTGCGCCGCGGCGTGAAGAAGCGCATCGAGATCCCTGATTATACCGACCGGCGCGACGAGATCGGCCATCTCTCAGGATCGCTGCGCGATATGACGCAGGCGCTCTACAAGCGCATCGAGGGCACAGAGCGCTTCGCCGCCGATGTCGCCCATGAACTCAAGAATCCGCTGACCTCGCTGCGCAGCGCGGTCGAGACGCTGCCGCTCGCGAAGACCGACGACGCGCGCAAGCGATTGCTCGCCGTTATTCAACACGATGTGCGCCGTCTCGATCGGCTGATCAGCGACATCTCCGACGCGTCGCGCCTCGACGCCGAACTCGCGCGCAGCGAGGCCGATCCCGTCGATGTCGCGCGCCTCGTCGAAGCGGTCGCCAGCGTCGCCAATGAAGTGCGCAAGGCCGGCAGCCCGCGCGTCGAGATCGCGACGCCAACAATGCAGGCGGCGCGCGACGCCTGCCTGGTCAACGGACAGGACAGCCGGCTTGGCCAGGTGCTCACCAATCTGATCGAGAACGCCCGTTCTTTCTCGCCGCCCGACGGCGCGGTGCGCGTGGCGCTCAAGCGCGTGGCGCGCGAAGTCGAGATCAGCGTCGAAGATGACGGGCCGGGCATTCCCGATCATGCGCTCGAACGCATCTTCGAGCGCTTCTACACCGACAGGCCCGATCAGGGATTCGGCCAGAATTCCGGCCTCGGCCTTTCCATCTCGCGACAGATCGTCGAGGCCCATGGCGGACGCATCTGGGCGGAAAATCGAATGGGGCCGCCCGACGAAACGGGCGAACCCCGGAAACTCGGCGCGCGCTTCATCGTGCGCCTGCCCGCGGCGGGATAAACGCAATGACCAGCGAATCCCTTCACGCCACCTGCGTCATCGTCGGCGAAGACGGCGTGCTGATCCGCGGCCGCTCCGGCGCCGGCAAGAGCAAGCTGGCGCGAGGACTCATCGGCGAAGCGAAGCAGCGCGGCTTCTTCGCCCGTCTCGTGGGCGATGATCGCGTGATGGTCGAAGCAGCCGACGGCCGCCTGATCGGATCGGGCCATCCAGCGATCGCCGGCTTCATCGAAGCGCGCGGGCTCGGCATTCTGCCGGCGGAAACAGAGCAGGCCTGCGTGGTCAGGCTCATCGTCGACCTCGCCGACGAACCGGGACCGCGCCTGCCCGACCACAAGGATAAATGGGTGACGGTTTGCGGCACGACCATCGCGCGGCTGATGCTCGGACCGGAAGCGGATCGGCCCGATCTCGTCTTCACGGCGCTCGATCAGCTCAGGGCGAAGCGCCAAAAATGATGCGGGAAGAGAACAAAAATAGTCCAAACAAGCTGAGGGCTCGCCGAAATATCGCCACGATTCGCTCTTGCGCTTTTGCTCGCACTGCACAAGATACGCGGCTCCAGCCGCCGGATTGGCGGCTCCAGGTTTCAGACCCGATATGATCGGAATGGTGCTCGTGACCCACGGGCAGCTTGCGACCGAGTTTCGCGCTGCCCTTGAGCACGTCGTAGGTCCCCAAAATCAACTCGAAACCATCGCCATCGGTCCCGAGGACGATATGGATTCGCGCCGCAACGACATCATGTCGGCGGTGAAGCACGTCAACACCGGCGACGGCGTGGTGCTGCTGACCGACATGTTCGGCGGCACCCCATCGAACCTCGCGATTTCGTGCATGAGCGGCGCCAAGGTCGAGGTGGTCGCCGGCATCAACCTGCCGATGCTGATCAAGCTTGCGCGGGTGCGCGAGGACGCCGATCTTACCGAGGCGGTGGCGCAGGCGCAGGATGCGGGCCGCAAATACATCAATGTCGCCAGCCGGGTGCTGGCCGGGAAATAGCGGATGTCGGGCGCGCCTGATTTCGATGACTTCGACCAGCCCTGCCCGCCGGCGCCGGTTCCCGACGGGGCGCTCGTCCGTGAAATCAGGATCGTCAACAAGAAGGGCCTGCACGCCCGCGCCACGGCGAAATTCGTGCAATGCGCCGAGCGTTTCGACGCCGACATCACTGTCACCCGCTGCGGCGAGACGGTCGGCGGCTCCTCGATCATGGGCCTGCTGACGCTCGCCGCCGCCATGGGCACGACCATCACGGTGACGGCGAAAGGCGACCAAGCCGAAGCCGCGCTCGACGCGCTGAGCAATCTCGTCGGCGACCGGTTCGGCGAAGGCGAATAGCCGGCGTTCCTCCCCGGCGGGAATGTCCTCATGAATCTCGAACTCGACGGCAAGGTCGCGATCGTCACCGGCGGCAGCCGCGGCATCGGCAAGGCGATCGTCAACGCGCTGGCGCGCGAGGGCGTCGATGTCGCGATCGTGGCGCGCGATATGGAAACAGCCGATGCGACCGCGAAGGAGATTTCTGCGGCCACAAGCAGGAAGGTGAAAGCCTATCGCGCCGACACCGGCGACGACGCCGAGACGCGCGCGGCGACCGCCCAGATCGTCACGGATTTCGGCCGCATCGACATTCTCGTCAACGCCGCTGCGCAGCCCGGCGGCCAGGCGCCGCCGCCCAAGCTCGCCGAGGTGACGTCGGATTTCTTCCACGCTGACGTGAATGTGAAGGTGATGGGCTATCTGCGCATGGCGCGCGAGGCGGCGCCGCACATGATCGCCGGAGGCTTCGGCCGCATCATCAATATCAGCGGGCTTGCAGCGCGGCAGACAGGCGCGATCGTCGGCAGCATCCGCAATGTCGGGGTCGCGGCGCTGACCAAGAATCTCGCCGACGAACTCGGGCCGCACGGCATCACCGTCAATTGCGTGCATCCCGGTCTGACGCGCACGGAGAAGACGGAAGGCGTGATCGCGCGCATGGCCGAGAAGCAGGGCGTCGCGCCGGACGAGATCGAGCGACGCATGGCGTCAGGAAATTCGATCCGCCGTTTCGTCACGGCGGAGCAGATCGGCGACATCGTCGCTTTTCTCGCCTCGCCGAAATCGATCGCCATCAATGGCGAGTCAATCGGCGCCGGCGGCGGCGCGCCCGGCGCGATTCACTACTGAAACCGCTCGGCGGCGCTCATTCTGCGCCGACAGGCTTCCGCGACCAGAAAGGCTATGCCGCCGGCTGCGCGTGGGTGATCGCCGCGATCTTCTGCTGATGAGCGACGAAACCCTTCGCCGCGTCCGACTGGAAGAGGCTGAGCTTGTCCGCTTCATCATCGGCGACCGGCGCCATCGCCGCGTCAGCGTAAGTTTTCTGAAGCTCCTTGCGCCGCGAACGGATCACGAGACTGGCCGCGCCATGCTTGCCCCAAAGCCAGGTCCAGCGCGCCTGCTTGACGAGCGTTTCGAGCGCAAACTTGGGATAAAACACGAGCGGATGCTCGATCGGCATCCCCGGACGCCGCACGGTCCGCGACTTGCGCCTGACATAGCCGACTTCGAGGGGATGGACGCCCTCGATGTCGATCGAGCCCATGAACCACATCTGATAGACGAGCAGCTTGGTCGGCGGGATGCCGACGGACGCCGCGCGCTTCTGCACCGTCTTCATGTGATCGTCGGAATAATAGAAGCGCCACGCGTCGCGATAGACGCTTTCCCACTCGCTGCGCGACATCTTGGGATGATCCGTGCAGGTGTGGTTGAGATCGTAGCGGTTCATGTCGGCGTCCATGGCGACGCCCTTCGACCAAAGAACCTTGTGATCTTCCGAACCCGGCAGCGGCGTCAGCAGGAAGAATTCGAGAATATCGACCGGCAGCTCGGTCTTGATGATCTGCAGGTCGCGCATGATGGAGGCGCGCGTATCGCCGGGGAAGCCGAGGATATAGCCGGCGTAGGTGATGATGCGATGCTCCTTCCAGTCGAGCAGCATGCGCCGATATTCCGTGATCTTGTTCTGCCGCTTCTTCGCGCCGACGAGGCTTTCCGGATTGATGTTCTCGAGGCCGATGAACACGCGCCGCACGCCGGCCAGCGCCGCCTTCTCGATGAAACGCGGAATCTTGTGGCAGAGCGTGTCGACCTGAATGGTCGCCGAAATCCGGATGCCTTCATCGCGCAGCGCGATCAGGCGATCGAAAATCTGCTCCCAGTCCTTGTTGCGGGCGAAATTATCGTCGGTGATGAAATATTGATGCACGCCCGCGGCGTCGTTCTCGCGCACGATGGCTTCGATATCGTCCGCCGAACGACGACGTGAAATCCGGCCCTGCACATTGATGATGGTGCAGAAAGAACACTGATAAGGACAGCCGCGGCCGGCGTCGAAGCTCGTCATGCGCCCGACCGTTCGGGCGATTTGTTCGCTTGGCAGGTAGGGAATAGGCGTTCCCCCGACGCCGGGCAGATCCTTCATGTAATTGTAGAGCGGCGCGAGCGCGCCGCGCGCGGCGTCCTGAAGCACGCCTTCGAGACGCCCTTCGGCCTCGCCTGCGAACAGCGACACGCCAAGCTTCTCGGCGCGCAGCACATCGGGATCGCGCTCGGGCAGCATCGCGATCGTGCCGGAGACATGGAATCCGCCGATGCCGACCTGCAGGCCGGCGGCGCGGAACTCCGTCGCGAGATCGAGCGCGCGCGGCATCTGGTTGGATTGCACGCCGACCAGCATCACCATGCCGCCGGCGGCCGACGCCTTCACACGCTGGATGATATCGCCAACCCGAATGCGCGTGTTGGTCTCGTCATAAACTTCAAGCTCGATATCGACATCGTCGCCGAGCACGCGCCGGGAGGCGCAGTCGCGCGCCAGCCCGTAAAGCGCGGCAAGACTGTTCGAGGGGATCCAGGATTTCCACCACTGGATGACGTAGCCGTCATCGTCATAGTGGGACGGCTTGATCAGCACCAATCGGAAGACCGACCGTGGGAGCGTGGTCGACATATCTCTCCGATCAGGTCGATTGCGTAACCCAATCTATAGATCGCGCCCTCTGGTCACAAGGCGTCCCTCGCGCCGTCAGTTTCGCTCCACAGGCTGGTCGCCGGCCATGACCTAACGGCGCCCTCTCGCCGCCGGCCTGGCCGTTCGCGATGTGTAAAAGAGCACATCCCGGGTGTAGATGCCGGCGCAGCCTTCGCCTTTGGCGGATCGCCCGCGCATTTGATTCAGGCTTCAGGACCCACGCGATGTCGGATGAATTTTTCGGGCGCGCGCCCATTTCCCGGCGGCAGGCGATGGCCGCTACAGCCGCCGGCGCCGCGCTGATCTCAACCCCTTCCGCCGCCGCGGAGACGCTTGCGGGCGCTGTCGCGTCTGTTCGCGGCATGGCTTTCGCCGAGATCGGGCCCGGAACGCGCACCTTGATCGAGGCGGCGGCGGTCTATCTCGACGATCTCCTGCGGACAGGAGAAGATTCCAGGCTCGGCGTGAAGCTGACGAACGGCAATCAGGTCAGCCTCGGCGCGCGCGCCAAGCTGAAGATCGATCGCGCCACGCTCGATGGCGGCGGCGCGCTGACCGTGGATTCCGGATCGCTGATCCTCGATCGGCCCGATCCCACGAAGAAGGGCCGCCTCACGGTGACCTCGCCCTATGCGGTGATCGCGGTGCGCGGCACAAAGTTCTTCGTTGGCGACGCGGATGGCTATGGCGTGTTCGTCGAGCGCGGCGAGGTGCAAGTCAGCGCGGCCGGCAAGAGCGTGACGCTGCGCGCCGGGCAGGGAACGACGATCAGCGCCATCGGCGCGCCGCCCGACGCTCCGAAGGAGTGGGGCGCGGCGCGGATCGCGAAAGCGATTGCGTTAACGAGTTAGCGTAACAAGAACAAAGAAACTCCAACCCTTGGCGCGAACGACTTTCTCGATCTCCGAGCTTCATAAGAAAACAGCTCATCTATGACCACGACGTTGTCTTCAGCCGGCTGACTCCGCGAAAACTCTGAAGCGACGAGTTGTGTCCAGACGCAATCGGGATCACTAGAAATTTGAACTGATCGCAGCGGCGGTTCGTTTGTGCGGCCGCGCACGCCACGAGTGAAGGCGCGTGGCAGATTGAACGAACCTCATCGGGATCTGCGCCATGGCGGTCGTGTTCCTGGACCCTGAGCCGTCTACGGGAGACGGTTTTGATGTCGCCGCACAATATCAGATGGTTCCGAGCGGCGGCCATCGGCGCATGGGCCTCTGGGTGCAAGCTGACGAAACAGAGGATGTAATCATCTATCCTGCCGATCCGAACAAGATCGGGCTGTGGGGTCTTTATACGATTGACGGGCGCCCTGCAGTCACGCGCGGCGCCGGTTATCAGGTGGCGAGGAATTCAGCGATCCGCTTTTTCATGCGTGGACGCGACCCAGGCCCGACCGCCTTGATCGTCGAAACCGTCTCCGGAAAGCCACGCAGCTTCCTGCTTGTCTCCGTCAAGACGCAACGGGCCCTCACCTATCAGCTTTATGTCCTCTCGGATGCGGTGCGAAAGCCCAACATTGTCGAATCGGGCGGTGAGATGAAAACGATCATGGCGGATGTGGCGCGCCTTTTCATCGAGCAGGCGAACGTCAAGCTGACACAAGTCGGCGACATCGCCAACGCGGCCGCTCTTCTCGATCTCAATGCGCGCGATCCGCTCAAGAGACGGATCTTTCTCGACGATCCAACGATATTCTCTGCGATCGCATCGGCAGCTCTGGCGGCGCCACACGCCATCGCCGATCTCTATATTTTCCGCACCTGGGATATCGTCATCGAGTCGAAACCGGACCTCGTTGGACTCGCAACCGGGAACTGCTGCTTCGTGGAGAATTTTCCACCCGGCAACAGGGCGACCTCCCTCTATGCCCATGAAATCGGACACAATTTGGGCCTGTTTCATGACAACGATGCGCAGCACATCATGTTTCCGAATATCGGGGGTTTGTCGTTTTCAATGCATGACATCGAGACGATGAATTTTGGATATCCGATCGGAGCAATCTGAGATGTCGCTCCGTTCGAATCTTTTCACTGGCGATAAGGCGCTCGAAGCGGCGAGCGCCAACCATAAGGCGCATATTATGCGCGGCGCCATCGGAACACATGTGCGCAGGATTCAGGTCGCGCTCTCGGTGCTTGATAACGCTGTGATCGCCGAGAATGAAATGGCGTCGTTCATGTTCGGCCCAACCACGGCCGCAGCAGTTCTCGCCTACAAGCGCGCGCGCGACATCGTCAATCACTCTTATCAGAGCCAAGCGGACGACATC carries:
- a CDS encoding stimulus-sensing domain-containing protein; its protein translation is MAAEIHSHDTVTSTRQAGLRGALSRMAGRLAHRAGSTLTRRIVLLNLAGLLALLLGYLYLNQFRAGLIESRAQSLLTQGEIIAGAIAASASVENDGIMLDPDKLFQQQAGDSFAAPDENSTLEFSINPERVSPVLRRLITPTKTRARVFDRDGATVVDSARFISRGDITRFELPPPAAHEDTTVIQRTFNLFRNRFGRIGVPLTNDDSSGVPGKQLAEVSNALKGEATSVVRVNQRGETIVSVAVPIQRFRSVRGALLLATQGGDIDAIISQERWALVQIFCVAAAVMLVLSLLLANTIAGPMRKLAAAAENVRRGVKKRIEIPDYTDRRDEIGHLSGSLRDMTQALYKRIEGTERFAADVAHELKNPLTSLRSAVETLPLAKTDDARKRLLAVIQHDVRRLDRLISDISDASRLDAELARSEADPVDVARLVEAVASVANEVRKAGSPRVEIATPTMQAARDACLVNGQDSRLGQVLTNLIENARSFSPPDGAVRVALKRVAREVEISVEDDGPGIPDHALERIFERFYTDRPDQGFGQNSGLGLSISRQIVEAHGGRIWAENRMGPPDETGEPRKLGARFIVRLPAAG
- a CDS encoding HPr kinase/phosphatase C-terminal domain-containing protein, producing MTSESLHATCVIVGEDGVLIRGRSGAGKSKLARGLIGEAKQRGFFARLVGDDRVMVEAADGRLIGSGHPAIAGFIEARGLGILPAETEQACVVRLIVDLADEPGPRLPDHKDKWVTVCGTTIARLMLGPEADRPDLVFTALDQLRAKRQK
- a CDS encoding PTS sugar transporter subunit IIA, with the protein product MIGMVLVTHGQLATEFRAALEHVVGPQNQLETIAIGPEDDMDSRRNDIMSAVKHVNTGDGVVLLTDMFGGTPSNLAISCMSGAKVEVVAGINLPMLIKLARVREDADLTEAVAQAQDAGRKYINVASRVLAGK
- a CDS encoding HPr family phosphocarrier protein, yielding MSGAPDFDDFDQPCPPAPVPDGALVREIRIVNKKGLHARATAKFVQCAERFDADITVTRCGETVGGSSIMGLLTLAAAMGTTITVTAKGDQAEAALDALSNLVGDRFGEGE
- a CDS encoding SDR family NAD(P)-dependent oxidoreductase, producing MNLELDGKVAIVTGGSRGIGKAIVNALAREGVDVAIVARDMETADATAKEISAATSRKVKAYRADTGDDAETRAATAQIVTDFGRIDILVNAAAQPGGQAPPPKLAEVTSDFFHADVNVKVMGYLRMAREAAPHMIAGGFGRIINISGLAARQTGAIVGSIRNVGVAALTKNLADELGPHGITVNCVHPGLTRTEKTEGVIARMAEKQGVAPDEIERRMASGNSIRRFVTAEQIGDIVAFLASPKSIAINGESIGAGGGAPGAIHY
- a CDS encoding radical SAM protein; this encodes MSTTLPRSVFRLVLIKPSHYDDDGYVIQWWKSWIPSNSLAALYGLARDCASRRVLGDDVDIELEVYDETNTRIRVGDIIQRVKASAAGGMVMLVGVQSNQMPRALDLATEFRAAGLQVGIGGFHVSGTIAMLPERDPDVLRAEKLGVSLFAGEAEGRLEGVLQDAARGALAPLYNYMKDLPGVGGTPIPYLPSEQIARTVGRMTSFDAGRGCPYQCSFCTIINVQGRISRRRSADDIEAIVRENDAAGVHQYFITDDNFARNKDWEQIFDRLIALRDEGIRISATIQVDTLCHKIPRFIEKAALAGVRRVFIGLENINPESLVGAKKRQNKITEYRRMLLDWKEHRIITYAGYILGFPGDTRASIMRDLQIIKTELPVDILEFFLLTPLPGSEDHKVLWSKGVAMDADMNRYDLNHTCTDHPKMSRSEWESVYRDAWRFYYSDDHMKTVQKRAASVGIPPTKLLVYQMWFMGSIDIEGVHPLEVGYVRRKSRTVRRPGMPIEHPLVFYPKFALETLVKQARWTWLWGKHGAASLVIRSRRKELQKTYADAAMAPVADDEADKLSLFQSDAAKGFVAHQQKIAAITHAQPAA
- a CDS encoding FecR family protein — protein: MAATAAGAALISTPSAAAETLAGAVASVRGMAFAEIGPGTRTLIEAAAVYLDDLLRTGEDSRLGVKLTNGNQVSLGARAKLKIDRATLDGGGALTVDSGSLILDRPDPTKKGRLTVTSPYAVIAVRGTKFFVGDADGYGVFVERGEVQVSAAGKSVTLRAGQGTTISAIGAPPDAPKEWGAARIAKAIALTS
- a CDS encoding matrixin family metalloprotease, coding for MAVVFLDPEPSTGDGFDVAAQYQMVPSGGHRRMGLWVQADETEDVIIYPADPNKIGLWGLYTIDGRPAVTRGAGYQVARNSAIRFFMRGRDPGPTALIVETVSGKPRSFLLVSVKTQRALTYQLYVLSDAVRKPNIVESGGEMKTIMADVARLFIEQANVKLTQVGDIANAAALLDLNARDPLKRRIFLDDPTIFSAIASAALAAPHAIADLYIFRTWDIVIESKPDLVGLATGNCCFVENFPPGNRATSLYAHEIGHNLGLFHDNDAQHIMFPNIGGLSFSMHDIETMNFGYPIGAI